A region from the Oceanidesulfovibrio marinus genome encodes:
- the cas8c gene encoding type I-C CRISPR-associated protein Cas8c/Csd1: MILQALANYYDRLVKDPDQDVPEPGFSVQKIHAAIVLDKEGNLVAMNDIQQEETIPPKNKKGKPKTRIVPKMVKVPFVEGRTSGVAAFFLWDNTGYVLGAQDKGKPDRIVKQFEAFRSLAHEVLDGVEDEGAKAVLTFLDARESGQVNDIEKFDEKFIGKNCVFRLYGEPDRFIHDHPAVRKAWLGHIDSTMERPTGVCLISGQVDEPQARIHPVLKGVRGAQTSGAYIVSFNASAFMSYGKEFNDNAPVSERAAFAYTTALNHLLNAKTADHQRMLLGDATMVFWSETPTRMESVLQMFIDPSAAGNDEGQEAHDGAVIGQLRAMLQAVRDGKEPPVATLLGDEPDTPFYVLGLAPNASRLAVRFWLVSTVADIAERLAQHFDDLAMETQFDFESEFPGIWRLVLELAPARPNAEGRYTSKMDDVPPVYAGALARSVFTGETYPESIVNRILGRFRSDGRVTHGRMALLAAHHRRALRKGRALSSNIQESEVKMSLNTESKNVGYRLGRLFAVLEKTQMEALGNVNATIKDRFFGSAMATPATVFPRLLDLGQKHIAKAEYGYVMDRHIAEIMEGFEVADGTPPFPAHLSSDDQVMFALGYYHQRNALWRKKETPQEATEAE, encoded by the coding sequence ATGATCCTCCAGGCCCTCGCCAACTACTACGACCGTCTGGTGAAGGACCCGGACCAGGACGTGCCCGAGCCTGGCTTCAGCGTGCAGAAGATCCACGCCGCGATCGTCCTGGACAAGGAGGGAAACCTCGTGGCGATGAACGACATCCAGCAGGAGGAGACGATCCCGCCCAAGAACAAGAAGGGCAAACCCAAGACCAGGATCGTGCCGAAGATGGTGAAGGTGCCATTCGTGGAGGGCAGGACATCCGGTGTTGCGGCGTTTTTCCTCTGGGACAACACGGGCTATGTGCTCGGCGCGCAGGACAAGGGCAAACCGGATCGCATCGTCAAGCAGTTCGAGGCGTTTCGCTCTCTCGCTCACGAGGTGCTTGATGGTGTGGAAGACGAAGGCGCCAAGGCCGTACTCACGTTCCTTGATGCCAGAGAATCCGGCCAGGTCAACGACATCGAGAAGTTTGATGAAAAGTTCATCGGCAAAAACTGCGTCTTTCGGCTCTATGGCGAACCGGACCGCTTCATTCACGACCATCCTGCCGTCCGCAAAGCATGGCTCGGCCACATCGACAGCACCATGGAGAGACCCACAGGGGTCTGTCTCATATCTGGCCAAGTGGATGAACCGCAGGCCCGCATCCACCCTGTCCTCAAAGGCGTCCGCGGTGCACAGACGTCCGGCGCGTACATCGTCTCCTTCAACGCCTCTGCTTTCATGTCTTACGGCAAGGAGTTCAACGACAACGCCCCGGTCTCCGAGCGCGCGGCCTTTGCCTACACCACGGCCCTCAACCACCTGCTGAACGCCAAGACGGCGGATCACCAGCGCATGCTGCTCGGCGACGCCACCATGGTCTTCTGGTCCGAGACGCCGACCCGTATGGAAAGCGTGCTCCAGATGTTCATCGATCCGAGCGCAGCCGGGAACGACGAGGGCCAGGAGGCGCACGACGGCGCCGTCATCGGCCAGCTCCGCGCCATGCTCCAGGCCGTACGCGACGGCAAGGAGCCTCCTGTCGCCACCCTGCTCGGTGATGAGCCGGACACCCCCTTCTACGTGCTGGGGCTTGCGCCCAACGCCAGCCGTCTGGCCGTGCGCTTCTGGCTCGTATCCACCGTGGCCGACATCGCAGAGCGCCTGGCCCAGCATTTCGACGACCTGGCCATGGAAACGCAGTTCGACTTCGAGTCCGAGTTTCCCGGCATCTGGCGACTCGTGCTGGAGCTCGCTCCGGCCCGCCCCAATGCCGAGGGCCGCTACACCAGCAAGATGGACGACGTCCCCCCGGTTTACGCCGGCGCTTTGGCGCGCAGCGTCTTTACCGGCGAGACGTATCCGGAAAGCATCGTCAACCGCATCCTCGGCCGCTTCCGCAGCGACGGCCGCGTGACCCACGGCCGTATGGCCCTGCTTGCCGCGCACCACCGTCGCGCCCTGCGCAAAGGCCGCGCGCTCAGCTCGAACATTCAAGAATCGGAGGTCAAAATGTCCCTCAATACAGAGAGCAAGAACGTGGGCTACCGCCTGGGCCGGCTCTTCGCCGTGCTGGAAAAAACCCAGATGGAAGCCTTGGGCAACGTAAACGCCACCATCAAGGACCGCTTCTTTGGCAGCGCCATGGCCACGCCGGCCACGGTCTTCCCGCGCCTGCTGGACCTCGGTCAGAAGCACATTGCCAAGGCCGAGTACGGCTACGTCATGGACCGCCACATCGCCGAGATCATGGAAGGGTTCGAGGTTGCCGATGGCACGCCGCCTTTCCCGGCGCACCTCTCCTCCGACGATCAGGTCATGTTCGCGCTCGGCTACTACCACCAGCGCAACGCCCTGTGGCGCAAGAAGGAAACCCCGCAGGAAGCGACCGAAGCCGAATAA
- the cas5c gene encoding type I-C CRISPR-associated protein Cas5c, with translation MPFGVSLKVWGEYACFTRPEMKVERVSYDVMTPSAARGIIEAIYWKPAIRWVVDAITILNPIRFENIRRNELAGKLPYQNVTKAMSDGVSPVEKFIESDRQQRASLVLRDVRYIIETHFEFTGKDDTNEGKHLDIFNRRLARGQCFHRPCLGCREFAAHFGPADCPDPVFPSGGPESARPLPGVPQDKDLGWMLLDLDYDNNMEARFFRAQMKDGVVRPPSMTEATA, from the coding sequence ATGCCATTCGGCGTGTCCCTCAAGGTCTGGGGTGAGTACGCCTGTTTCACCCGGCCGGAAATGAAGGTCGAGCGCGTCAGCTACGACGTCATGACGCCATCGGCCGCCCGCGGCATTATCGAGGCGATCTACTGGAAACCCGCCATCCGCTGGGTCGTGGACGCTATCACCATCCTCAACCCCATCCGTTTCGAAAACATCCGGCGCAACGAGCTCGCCGGCAAGCTCCCCTACCAGAACGTCACCAAAGCCATGAGTGACGGCGTCTCCCCGGTGGAGAAGTTCATCGAGAGCGACCGCCAGCAGCGCGCCTCCCTGGTCCTGCGCGATGTCCGCTACATCATCGAGACCCACTTCGAGTTCACCGGCAAGGACGACACCAACGAGGGCAAGCACCTCGATATCTTCAACCGCCGTCTGGCCAGGGGCCAGTGCTTCCACCGGCCGTGCCTGGGCTGCCGGGAGTTCGCCGCCCACTTCGGCCCGGCCGACTGCCCGGACCCGGTCTTCCCCAGCGGCGGCCCCGAGAGCGCGCGCCCCCTGCCTGGAGTCCCGCAGGACAAGGACCTGGGCTGGATGCTTCTGGACCTGGACTACGACAACAACATGGAGGCGCGCTTCTTCCGCGCCCAGATGAAAGACGGCGTGGTCCGCCCGCCGTCCATGACGGAGGCCACCGCATGA
- the cas3 gene encoding CRISPR-associated helicase Cas3': MTHYYAHTAEQLPQKDWHPLSSHLEEVANRAAGFAASFNAGDWARIAGLLHDVGKATPAFQDYLVRSAAGKARRGEVPHAIHGALLARGMDPGLGKLLAYILAGHHGGLPNADDLMRKLEPPKAVDLDAARQFLDHLGISELPRSVPFQTNVSELGFAISFFLRMLYSCLVDADWLDTEKFCAKDTAAYRCGFPTLADLIARFFPTLDALVEKTPDTPVNAIRQSILAACRAHADDEPGFFSLTVPTGGGKTLSSLAFALEHARAHDLDRIVYVIPYMSIIEQNAQVFREFLGDDAVVEHHSSAQARDADENDESYAMTRRARLATENWDAPIIATTAVQFFESLFAAKPSRCRKLHNLAKSVIILDEAQMLPPPFLLPCLAALKELTARYGATVVLCTATQPAVQKREDFTKGLEKVREIVPDTAALHASLKRVTVENLGALTDDELNERLAGEEQALCIVNTRRHARELFERLRDSGTENVVHLSASMCPAHRTQVIAAIKEHLREGRPCRVASTALVEAGVDIDFPAVYRAAAGIDSIAQAAGRCDREGRLTAAAGAPAGRVYIFTPADHALPRGHFTQTWNAAGEVLRKYNDVLAPDAVEHYFRHLFWMQGDKLDDQHILLDLSEGWRASEYSFRDAAGKFQIIKNDMRSLIVRWGPESDTVDALINELRWSESPVRALRALQRYTVQVYEHQLKELFEQGAIEVVEDEWFVLGDRNYSDELGVVEQSESSIV, from the coding sequence ATGACACATTACTACGCGCACACAGCGGAGCAGCTTCCCCAGAAAGACTGGCATCCGCTCAGCTCGCATCTCGAAGAGGTCGCCAACCGCGCCGCCGGTTTCGCCGCGTCTTTCAACGCCGGGGATTGGGCCCGCATCGCCGGCCTGCTCCACGACGTCGGCAAGGCGACTCCTGCGTTTCAGGACTACCTCGTCAGAAGCGCCGCCGGAAAGGCGCGCCGCGGCGAGGTCCCTCACGCCATCCATGGCGCGCTGCTGGCACGCGGCATGGACCCCGGCCTGGGCAAGCTTCTGGCCTACATCCTGGCCGGCCATCACGGCGGGCTGCCCAACGCCGACGACCTGATGCGCAAGCTGGAGCCCCCCAAAGCGGTCGACCTCGACGCCGCCAGACAGTTCCTCGATCACCTCGGCATTTCAGAATTGCCCCGCAGCGTTCCATTCCAGACGAACGTATCCGAACTCGGCTTCGCCATCTCTTTTTTCCTGCGCATGCTCTACTCCTGCCTGGTGGATGCGGACTGGCTGGATACCGAAAAGTTCTGCGCAAAAGATACCGCGGCATATCGCTGTGGCTTTCCCACCCTCGCCGACCTCATTGCGCGCTTCTTCCCCACCCTCGACGCCCTGGTGGAAAAGACTCCCGACACGCCGGTCAACGCCATCCGCCAGAGCATCCTTGCCGCCTGCCGCGCCCACGCTGACGACGAGCCCGGATTCTTCTCCCTCACCGTGCCCACCGGCGGCGGAAAGACGCTCTCCTCCCTAGCCTTCGCTCTGGAACACGCCCGCGCCCACGACCTGGACCGCATCGTCTACGTCATCCCCTACATGTCGATCATCGAGCAGAACGCCCAGGTGTTCCGCGAGTTCCTGGGCGACGACGCTGTGGTGGAGCATCACAGCTCGGCCCAGGCCAGGGACGCCGACGAAAATGACGAGTCCTACGCCATGACCCGCCGCGCCAGGCTCGCCACGGAGAACTGGGACGCGCCCATCATCGCCACCACGGCCGTGCAGTTCTTCGAATCCCTGTTCGCGGCCAAGCCTTCGCGCTGCCGCAAGCTGCATAACCTGGCCAAAAGCGTCATCATCCTGGACGAGGCGCAGATGCTGCCGCCGCCCTTCTTGTTACCCTGCCTTGCCGCCCTCAAGGAGCTCACCGCGCGCTACGGCGCCACGGTTGTGCTCTGCACGGCCACACAGCCGGCGGTGCAGAAGCGCGAAGACTTCACGAAGGGGCTGGAGAAAGTCCGCGAGATTGTTCCGGACACGGCGGCGCTGCACGCCTCGCTCAAACGCGTCACCGTAGAAAACCTCGGCGCGCTCACGGACGACGAGCTCAACGAGCGCCTTGCCGGGGAAGAGCAGGCCCTGTGCATCGTCAACACCCGCCGCCACGCCCGCGAGCTGTTCGAGCGTTTGCGGGATTCAGGCACGGAAAACGTGGTGCACCTGAGCGCATCCATGTGCCCGGCCCACCGCACGCAGGTCATCGCAGCGATCAAGGAGCACTTGCGCGAAGGGCGCCCCTGCCGCGTGGCGAGCACGGCCTTAGTAGAAGCCGGCGTAGATATTGACTTTCCTGCCGTGTACCGCGCCGCCGCCGGCATCGACTCCATTGCCCAGGCCGCAGGCCGCTGCGACCGGGAAGGCAGGCTGACGGCTGCGGCCGGAGCGCCCGCCGGGCGGGTCTACATCTTCACACCGGCGGACCACGCCCTGCCGCGAGGGCATTTCACGCAGACCTGGAACGCGGCCGGGGAAGTCCTCCGAAAGTACAATGACGTTCTCGCGCCGGACGCCGTGGAGCACTACTTCCGCCACCTCTTCTGGATGCAGGGCGACAAGCTCGACGATCAGCACATCTTGCTTGATCTCAGCGAAGGCTGGAGGGCTTCAGAGTATTCATTCCGCGACGCGGCCGGCAAGTTCCAGATCATCAAGAACGACATGCGCTCGCTCATCGTCCGCTGGGGGCCGGAGTCGGACACCGTGGACGCCCTCATCAACGAGCTTCGCTGGTCAGAGTCCCCGGTCCGCGCCCTGCGCGCACTCCAGCGCTACACCGTGCAGGTCTACGAGCACCAGCTCAAAGAGCTCTTCGAGCAAGGCGCCATCGAGGTGGTGGAGGATGAATGGTTTGTGCTGGGAGATAGAAATTATTCCGACGAGTTAGGAGTCGTCGAGCAATCCGAGAGCTCAATCGTTTGA
- a CDS encoding IS481 family transposase, which yields MTTKRKVARRKMSLLELATELGNVSKACKIMGYSRQQFYEIRRNYQTFGAEGLLDRLPGPRGPHPNRVDEAVEQAILDYCLAHPTYGPLRVAQQLVLQGVQVSSGGVRGVWSRHGLLTRHERLLRLEKSVRAQRLELSDEQIRVLERFSPEFRDRHIETRHTGDLVAVDTFFVGTLKGVGRVYLQSVIDCHSRYAWGRLYTTKLPVTAVHVLNEDVLPFFEEHAARISTILSDNGREFCGRPDRHPYELFLQLEGIEHRTTQVRRPQSNGFVERLHRTLLDEHFRIKGREKWYESVEEMQEDLDSYLNHYNRERTHQGRGMNGRVPYQAFLDGIVNDEAEAETIEEAA from the coding sequence ATGACCACGAAACGCAAAGTAGCACGAAGGAAGATGAGTCTGCTAGAGCTGGCTACCGAGCTGGGAAACGTCAGCAAAGCCTGCAAAATCATGGGCTATTCCAGGCAGCAATTCTACGAAATCCGGCGCAATTACCAGACCTTCGGCGCTGAAGGCCTGCTGGATCGTCTGCCCGGGCCGCGAGGCCCGCATCCCAACCGCGTTGACGAGGCTGTCGAGCAGGCAATCCTCGACTACTGCTTGGCCCACCCCACGTACGGCCCGCTCCGCGTCGCCCAACAGCTTGTCCTGCAGGGCGTTCAGGTCAGCTCCGGCGGCGTCCGCGGCGTCTGGAGCCGGCACGGCTTGCTCACCCGACACGAGCGACTGCTACGGCTGGAGAAGAGCGTGCGGGCGCAGCGCCTCGAACTCTCGGACGAGCAGATTCGCGTTCTGGAGCGCTTCAGCCCCGAGTTCCGCGACCGACACATCGAGACGCGCCACACCGGCGACCTCGTGGCCGTGGACACCTTCTTCGTGGGCACGCTCAAAGGCGTTGGACGCGTGTATTTACAGTCTGTTATCGACTGCCACAGCCGCTACGCCTGGGGCCGACTCTACACCACCAAGCTGCCGGTCACCGCGGTTCACGTGCTGAATGAAGACGTGCTGCCGTTCTTCGAGGAGCACGCCGCGCGCATCTCCACGATTCTGTCGGACAATGGTCGCGAGTTTTGCGGTCGACCGGACAGGCATCCGTACGAATTGTTCCTGCAATTAGAAGGTATTGAACATCGCACGACACAGGTTCGGAGGCCGCAAAGCAACGGTTTCGTGGAGCGGCTGCATCGGACGCTGCTCGACGAACATTTCCGCATCAAGGGCCGCGAGAAGTGGTACGAATCGGTGGAGGAAATGCAAGAGGATTTGGATAGTTACCTGAACCACTATAACCGGGAACGCACCCACCAGGGTCGCGGCATGAACGGCCGAGTGCCCTACCAGGCGTTCCTGGACGGCATCGTAAACGACGAGGCAGAGGCAGAAACAATCGAAGAAGCAGCATAA